One Ostrea edulis chromosome 6, xbOstEdul1.1, whole genome shotgun sequence genomic window, TTATAAAGCTCCGTGTATATTGCAATAAAGGTTTGCTCAcctaaaggggcatggacacaatttggttaaaaaaaattacttagATATTTGATAGAACCCTGCTGTGTTTAGATGTTGCGTAACTCAACTATCAATATGGCGCCAAAGTTTACAGCTTTGGTTaaatttaatttctttcttctttctGCTTGCTCCCTGAATTGATGTCTATGATAAACCTATGTTGAATattttgacatacttttcaGAAATCTTGGTGTCCTCACTTCTGGTAGTAGTTTCCTGACTAATGACATGAAGCATTTGTGCATGCTTTCGTCTCACTCTAGATATAGACAAACACTGTGTTTACAAACATCATCTTGAGAACCAGGTTTTATGTGAATACAAAGTGTATcctgtgtaaaaatatttttgatctaCTTATTTACGaaagatctttatttttttaacaaaagaatTGTCAATTTCAATCGATCAAgaatcatgtccatgcccctttgaaatatgaattgaaTTTGTAATTGTATTTGTAATGTCATTCTGTTCTAGGTAAAAATGGGATTGTTGATTGATTTGACCAACACAACCAGGTTTTACAACTCTAAAGAAGTAGAGGCAAAATATGACTGCCGATACGTGAAACTACAATGCAGAGGGTAGGGCGTcatgtgtataaatataatattgacaTACTGTATGTATACAGAGGGTAGGACGTCATGTGTATAAATATAACATTGACATACTGTATGTATACAGAGGGTAGGGGGTcatgtgtataaatataatattgacaTACTGTATGTATACCTAGTGCATGTATTTTAACAGAATTCAGATTTGAGCTTTATGCTCTAATGCGAGAGAACTAGGCTGTGAAATTCTCTAGTTAtccattacatgtatcatgcatGACAGAAATTTAAACTTAAAGATATCACCAAACAGAAGTGCAGAGCCATGATTATTCTGAATAGTGAAACGGCTCCAATTATGCACAGTTTTAAGTACTCCGAAATAAATGGATTGCCAGAGTATTAGCGCTCTGTGAtctttttcatgtttttgtCTTCAGTATTTGAAAATGGATCATGATATGTTGCTATTTCAGACATGGTGAAACACCCTCAGTAGATCAAACACAGACATTTATCCAGATGTGTGCCAGATTTATTAACCAGAAACCCCTTGAAGTTATAGGTACATCTGTCTGTCTTAAAAAGAATTTGAACTGTGTAATGTTGTATCACTATTGATATCTGTGGAATGTTTGTTTTTACTGTTGATATCTGTGGAATGTTTGTTTTTACTGTTGATGTCTGTGGAATGTTTGTTTTTACTGTTGATATCTGTGGAATGTTTGTTTTTACTGTTGATGTCTGTGGAATGTTTGTTTTTACTGTTGATGTCTGTGGAATGTTTACTGTGATATCTGGAAtgttgttataccccccgcaacaagttgtgggggggggggggtatactggaatcgggttgtccgtctgtccgtccgtccgtctgtagacgcaatggtttccggactctaaagcattatcctttccacctacagtcaccatatcatacatatggactacccatgggatgaagatgttccctatcgattttggggtcaaaaggtcaaaggtcaagtgcactggacatcgaagtagcaatatggtttccgggctctaaagcgttatcctttccacctacagtcaccatatcatacatatggactacccatgggatgaagatgttccctattgattttggggtcaaaaggtcaaaggtcacacgcactggacatcgaagtagcaatatggtttggtttgtcatgccatttgttttttacactcagaaaagaggtagtttatacctattaccaacaccctttgggagattggggtaagcggggggtattcttagtgaacattgctcacagtacctcttctTTTTACTGTTGATATCTGTAGAATGTTGTATCACTGTTGATATCTGTGGAATGTTTGTTTTACTGTTGATATCTGTTGAATGTTTGTTTTTACTGTTGGTATCTGTGGAATGTTTGTTTTTACTGTTGATATCTGTGGAATGTTTGTTTTACTGTTGATATCTGTTGAATGTTTGTTTTTACTGTTGGTATCTGTGGAATGTTTGTTTTTACTGTTGATATCTGTGGAATGTTTGTTTTTACTGTTGATATCTGTGGAATGTTTGTTTTTACTGTTGATATTTGTAGAATGTTGTTTTACTGTTGATATCTGTGGAATCTTGTTTTCACTGTTGATATCTGTGGAATGTTTACTTTGGTATCTGGAATGTTGTTTTTACTTTTGATATTTGTAGAATGTTGTTTTACTGTTGATATTTGTgtaatgttgtacatgtatcactatTGATATTTGTAGAATGTTGTTTTACTGTTGATATCTGTGGAATGATTGTTTTTACTGTTGATATCTGTGGAATGTTTGTTTTTACTGTTGATATTTGTAGAATGTTGTTTTACTGTTGATATCTGTGGAATCTTGTTTTCACTGTTGATATCTGTGGAATGTTTACTTTGGTATCTGGAATGTTGTTTTTACTTTTGATATTTGTAGAATGTTGTTTTACTGTTGATATTTGTgtaatgttgtacatgtatcactatTGATATTTGTAGAATGTTGTTTTGCTGTTGATATCTGTGGAATGATTGTTTTTACTGTTGATATCTGTGGAATGTTTGTTTTCACTGTTGATATCTGTGGAATGTTTACTTTGATATCTGGAATGTTGTTTTTACTGTTGATATTTGTAGAATGTTGTTTTACTGTTGATATTTGTgtaatgttgtacatgtatcactgtTGATATCTGTAGAATGTTGTTTCATTGTTGGTATCTGTAGAATGTTGTTTTCACTGTTGATATCTGTAGAATGTTATTTCACTGTTGATAGCTTTGTTTATGACCTCAGGTGTTCACTGTACACATGGCTTCAACAGAACAGGATTCCTCATCATATCCTATCTTGTGGAGCAGTTGTCTTGGGGGTAAGCTGTATACACAGTGAAAGAGATCACAGTCATTTGAGTTTTCTGATACACACTTACTTATttaagtttttagctcacctgagctgaaagctcaagtgagcttttctgatcgctttttgtccgtcgtctgtctgtctattaaacttttcacattttcgacttcttctccagaaccactgggccaatttcaaccaaacatggtcaaaagcatccttgggtgaagggctttcaagtttgttcaaatgaagggccatgtccctttcaaagggaagatagtcacaaaaatgcaaaaatagggtggggtcatttaaaaatcttcttctcaagaaccactgggccagaagagctgaaatttacctgaaagcttcctgacataatacagattcaagtttattcaaatcatggggcccctggggttggatggggccacaataggggatcaaagttttacatacaaatatataggaaaaatcttcttctcaagaaccactgagccagaaaagctgatttttacacgaaaactttctgacatagtgcagattcaagtttgttcaaatcatggcccccggggataagatggggccccaaggggggatcaaagttttgcacacaaatatatagggaaaaacttttaaaatcttcttttcaagaaccactgacccagaaaagctgatttttacatgaaaactttctgacatagtgcagattcaagtttgttgaaatcatggccccgggggtaggatggggccacaaggggggtgggggggggggtcaaagttttacatacaaatataggaaaaagctttaaaaatcttcttctcaagaaccattgggccaaagaagttgacatttacatgaaagctttctgacatagtgtagattcaagtttgcaaagggtagtttgggccataatagggactaaggttttacatgcaaatatatatggaaagtcttcagatatggccaaggtgactcaggtgagcgatgtggcccatgggcctcttgttactttAATAGAACCACGAACCACTGAGTGTATGTTAAAGATTTTCCAGCAAGATGTATTGTGACAAATTCTCGTAATAATTCCGAATTTTAGAGTGGAAGCAGCTATTCAGTGCTTTGCGAAAGCCAGGCCCCCTGGAATCTACAAACAAGATTACCTACAGGAATTGTTCCTTCGATATGATGAAGTGGAAAACACATTACCAGCCCCTCCCCTTCCTGACTGGTGTGATGGTAAGTGAGGAAAACATCTTTTTACCGTAGATTATCACATTTATAACAATAATCAAAAAAAGTTttgatgattgttttttattatGCCCCGTCTTGTACTTGTAAGTGGCAGAGGCACATGGAGTTCATGTAAAGAGTCCATCCTCTGTCCATTCTATTCTACATTTAGTTCAATAGTTCATACCTGGATGAACTATAGAGGATTTCTTACTTAAACTTTATACATAGATACATCTTGGTAAGATGATTGTGATCTTGACCTCACATTCTGCATTTAACTATAAACATTGTGAAGACGCCTTCATAAGACGTCATACACAGGTGTCTTTTTGTAAGAACTTTTGTGTTAAGTTCTGAACAACCATGGTGGAGCATTCATGTCCTATGGAcatattgtttgtttattgaTAAATATCTCTGAACAGTATTCTCTGATGGTATAGTAAatttattttgacatttttaaatcaatgaagaGGAAGAAACAGTGGATGACAATGGACGATCTCTAACACAGAGTAATGGTGAGCCGCCCAAACACAGAAAACAGGAGTTCTATAAGAAGGTTAGTGACCACGGACGTCTGGCATTGTTACATGTGTGTGCACTAAATTTATTAGCTGACCCTTACACTCTTATATTCTCTACAAATGAATGTATGCACTGatacatatttttgtaattttaaatgattttgattttacttgtaaaatggaatttgattggttcatttgaattttacaacatttttttcttattttgtatGAACTGCATTGACATCATGATGTGTCATATTGCAATTCTGCTccacatcatataaaatttattagatTTCTTTAATACAGTGTACTTATTCATCAAattacattgaattcaatttttaaaaaataatcaaattataaGGAAAGAAAGTGTTTCAAAGTAGATCTTTAAATGATGAACTATCTATGTGCAAAACTGTTGTGTTTATAGGATGCCAAGTTTATGCTGGGTGTGAAGGGTGTAAGTCAACTAAAATTACAACCAAAGCTGTCCGAAGTCCAACGAAAAGTTCAGAGCATGTGTGAATGGCAAAAGTAAGTCAGATCATATTATCAGCCCTTCAATGACATAACCACAGTTCATATTGCCAGCCCTTCATTGACATACACTGTAACCACAGTTCATATTATCAGCCCTTCAATGACATAACCACAGTTCATATTACtgtatatcaggttttttccgcGTGTATCCAATTTCCGCTTTGTTCGCGACGATTTCCGAATTGCGGAAAATAAGTACGCATAAATTTGAAACAAAGTTAGCTTTTATGATAAAGTTATAATGCCGATCTATCCTGCACATCTCAAAGTCTGTCGAAATTCAAAACGTTACTATGAAAACCATGGCCTTGATTCCCCGATACttgattttattaaataaacaacaactcagGTTTTATTAATTAATCTCATCCGATCCTGTGTAGATTATACGTTAACCAGTTGATAgattgggtataataattgagTCAGGGTGGCGACTAAAAATGATCACAGCCGAACTATTACCTGTGCGTTTTAAAATGGAAAGTGTTAGGGatgataattcccagaatagtcatgctcgactgaaatcgaaagtaggaatcgcgtataatcgaaaaatgtacagtcgttgaataaaggtaaaatttcgtgaaagcacatgaaaatgttgtaaaaatcatggtcgttggtcgcgttagacaggtggtcgtttaatacaagTACAATAGATAGGGTAACGCCTTGGGGTGGATTATTACGTTCACATACAGCAGTGAGTCGCTTATTTACTTGAATGTAAAGAAAAGTGCAAAATCGTTGTGTGATCAGTAACTCAGAAATCGTGTAAATCGTTTCAATGATTGAATTTTTTGCATTAAAAATTAAGAGTTATACTTGCACCAGCTGGCttcttttataagtttaaataatcgtgaattatattttcacgatgactttgaaatagtgaaaatttgatTCACGTAAATTTAATACACTATTTTAGGTTCTGATTCGCGGAAAAAACATGACgcggaaaaaacctgatatacggtaTCATCCCTTCAATGATATATAAACCACAGTTCAAGTGTGTCTTGCAGTTGTATCATAACTCCTCACTTAAGTATGATATTTCAGTGATGTAGGGATGTGTTTTCTCGATAAGTTAAGATATCCCTTCTTTTGACAGGTCAGGGTTTCCTGGATCACAGCCAGTTTCCATGGATATCCgaaatttaaattttctaaaacagaAACCCTACAAAGTCAGCTGGAAAGCAGATGGCACAAGGTATATTTGTTgatgaacattttctttttaatcaaAGCTGCCTAATATTTGATAGAGTTTATTTCAATTTCCCCATTTACAAATAACAGGCAAGTGGTGGTCAGAGCCCTTGCTGATGGCAGATCCATCGGTCTTCATCTGTCATGCATCATTCACCATTCATAAATTTCTGATcaatttctttggaaattaCTCAACCAGTTCCGTGTAGGTTTAACATCCTTATGtgtagaagaagaaaaaatagtgaATTTCAAGGTCAGCATGTCATTGAGGGTATAGGGATGGGACCAGAACTTATATAATTACTGCAGGATTTTGCTTACTGTGGAATAATTAGATTTTTTAGGGGCTCAATTTTCGAGGCTTTCAAGGGTACCCCTATCCCACAGAATTCAAACCACAATGATATACTCAATCTATTTaatgttttgatatacatgtacgtgttttaATATACAGAAACCTTCAAGGCTTGTCTATGAAATTACGTCCTAACAAAgctgtaaaatctcaacaatccatGGAAATTGTGCCCCATGAATTTAATTGAGTCCACAGtatattggatatatatatatgtatgtgtagtTTCCATCACCACTGCATTTACTTATAATCATGGGATATCATGTGTCATTTACCAGTTGTATATAACATAGTTCTTTCACTTTtgtgaaataataaaaatttgtccattgtctgttaGCATCGGCATTGtcggcataaacttttcacattttcgtcttcttctccagaaccaccagaccaattttaaccaaacttggcacaaagcatacttgggtgaaggggattcaagtttgttcaaatgaagggtagataatcacaaaaatgcaaaaatagggtggggtcatctaaaaatcttcttctcaagaaccactgggccagaagagcttagatttacatgaaagcttcctgacatagtggagcttcaagtttgtaaaaatcatgaccacTGGGcatatgttggggccacaacaggggatcaaagttatacatgcaaatatagaaagaaaatcttttaaaatcttgaagatttacctgaaagcttcctgatataaagtagattcaaatttgctcAGATCATcagaaccaagctgcttgtataatgatagttttgctcaagcttgtgtATTGCTAGGAattgctgctcaggtgagcgatgttcCCCATGTGcctctttttttttattgcattcatgtacatgtatcacatgcGCAATTTTTCATTGTAGAAATTCACTTAtgggttatttttatttaagGTATATGACATTAGTTGATGGTccaaatgaaatttacatgattgACAGAGATAACACAGTGTTCCATATTCCTGAGCTCAGCTTTCGACGGAGAAAAGATCTCAAATCGCATATTAGAGATACTCTGTTAGATGGGGTTAGTAGTTatattttgactatgtaaacTTTATGTTAAGAGCCaaaaatgttattaattgtaCATATTATGTCACAGTACAGTCAAACACGGTTATAGAGTACCTCCATggccagcgaaaaacagtttgttttaaccaaactttgttatatctaatcaatttttttttattttcctctcataaaGGAATAAATTTCACTTCGCAATAAACGTGAATTTGatataagtgtgtttgttataagcatgttttactgtacgaGTTCATATCTGTGCTTTATCTGAATTAAATTCTACCGATTAGTATACAAATCTAACGATGGTCAGGACAGATTTAGAAGGCAGTTCTTATGTATTTCAGGAAATGATTCTCGACACGGTGGAAGGGAAGACTGTTCCCCGTTATCTGGTGTATGACATTGTCAGATTTGAGGTTAGTTACTGTGAAAAACTGAGAGGACATAACCAGAAATTCATAGATAGAGGTGAAATATCAGGGgatgcaaaaatcattatagtttatcattcatatgttggtataacaCTGATATTGCCCATTTACTTATGTATACACCTGAtttgcaattcatatatgtacttgtttcccccatatgctacatccacatgtagtttgcagttAATGTAGTTAATATTGTAATCTttttgaaatttctttctttataagctgtcttgatgttatgccctctgggcccaaaattggaagaAAGTTAATATCTATCatgtttgatattatttaaCCAACTGTAATTATAACAGTCCTATAAATTTAAAGATattaatgtttatttatattaatttcaGCCATGCAAATACTTTCTGGTATAAATTTTTAGGCCATTGAGAACGTGAacatgttgcaatatttatagGGATACTCTCATTTACAGGGACAGGTTACAATATTTATATGGATACTCTCATTGACAGGGACAGGAGGTTACAATATTTATAGGGATACACTCATTTACAGGGACAGGAGGTTACAATATTTATAGAAATACTCTCATTGACAAGGACAGGAGGTTACAATATTTATAAGGATACTCTCATTTACAGGGACAGGAGGTTACAATATTTATAGAAATACTCTCATTGACAGGGACAGGACATTACAATATTTATAGGGATACTCTCATTGACAGGGACAGGACATTACAATATTTATAGGGATACTCTCATTGACAGGGACAGGAGGTTACAATATTTATAGAAATACTCTCATTGACAGGGACAGGACATTACAATATTTATAGGGATACTCTCATTGAC contains:
- the LOC125646079 gene encoding mRNA-capping enzyme-like, giving the protein MSKDRKLGPPPRWVNCPRKGQLVQGKFLPLKTLLDDRYNDMIPEFSVFNLDLLFGSLKTMKVKMGLLIDLTNTTRFYNSKEVEAKYDCRYVKLQCRGHGETPSVDQTQTFIQMCARFINQKPLEVIGVHCTHGFNRTGFLIISYLVEQLSWGVEAAIQCFAKARPPGIYKQDYLQELFLRYDEVENTLPAPPLPDWCDEEETVDDNGRSLTQSNGEPPKHRKQEFYKKDAKFMLGVKGVSQLKLQPKLSEVQRKVQSMCEWQKSGFPGSQPVSMDIRNLNFLKQKPYKVSWKADGTRYMTLVDGPNEIYMIDRDNTVFHIPELSFRRRKDLKSHIRDTLLDGEMILDTVEGKTVPRYLVYDIVRFEGQEVGKVDFNTRLVCIEKEIIGARHSAIMQGLFDKTREPFSVRMKPFWDVSVCRKILDGSFASQVSHEVDGLIFQPVPDAYEPGRCSNVLKWKPPDMNSIDFKLKVVKECGEGMLPTTKGYLFVLHQDAPLAQMKLTKELKELDGKIIECSYNGKEWIFMRQRTDKSFPNSISTAQGVWESIRSPVTKEILFQVAEHERYSPPKPQQGKDLMPPPAKIPKR